The following are from one region of the Candidatus Hydrogenedentota bacterium genome:
- a CDS encoding alpha/beta hydrolase, whose product MNIERFGNGPHVYVGIHGWAGNHRTFAPLVPYLPVNAAFYCVDLPGYGKSPAPNGEWNIDSIATQLAEQVAQLHGRPVTLVGYCGGGNLAILTAAQLEHGIGRLVLIDPFAYMPLYFRIFTWGEFGRHAYTTTFASPMGRWFTNAALRKKRSGKTSLTQAFEKVDHELTLRAIRGFARFPSYTTFRDLHIPVDLAYGAHSFKAVKRSAELWRNVWPHARLHELIGAGHSPIVEATAQLSKIVFDVNA is encoded by the coding sequence TTGAACATTGAACGATTCGGGAACGGCCCCCATGTGTACGTAGGCATCCATGGGTGGGCAGGTAATCACCGCACATTCGCTCCCCTCGTGCCGTACTTGCCCGTCAATGCCGCATTCTACTGTGTCGATCTTCCCGGCTACGGAAAATCACCCGCCCCCAACGGCGAATGGAACATCGACTCAATCGCTACGCAATTGGCGGAGCAAGTCGCCCAGCTACACGGCCGGCCTGTGACGCTCGTTGGATACTGCGGCGGAGGCAACCTCGCCATCTTGACCGCCGCCCAACTTGAACATGGAATCGGCCGGCTGGTGCTCATCGATCCGTTTGCCTATATGCCGCTCTACTTCCGCATCTTCACGTGGGGAGAGTTTGGTCGCCACGCCTACACAACGACGTTCGCGAGTCCCATGGGGCGCTGGTTTACCAACGCCGCCCTGCGCAAGAAGCGCTCCGGGAAGACCAGCCTGACCCAAGCCTTCGAGAAAGTTGACCACGAACTGACCCTGCGCGCTATTCGCGGATTTGCTCGCTTTCCTTCTTATACAACGTTTCGTGATTTACACATCCCTGTGGACTTGGCCTACGGCGCGCACTCTTTCAAAGCGGTCAAAAGATCCGCCGAACTTTGGAGGAATGTCTGGCCGCATGCCCGTCTGCATGAATTAATCGGCGCCGGACACAGTCCAATTGTTGAGGCAACAGCCCAGTTGAGCAAAATTGTGTTCGACGTGAACGCGTGA
- the crtI gene encoding phytoene desaturase has translation MNTQTASNEKRPVAIVGGGLGGLSAAIHLRLAGHPVSIFEANSRVGGRANLLEMDGFRFDTGPSLLNYPWVFEELFAAAGKKLSDYVNLLPVDPSVGFAWPDGTQFTLSSNLERLLDECERLEPGSRPQVLAWMGDATIKYNIAFSKLVNRNADSPLSWIGALSPREMSYLAVWRSLYSELGRFFKSRYIKEALGSYGMYLGGSPHDLPGFFSILPFGELAYGLWLPQGGVYGLVQGIERLAREMGVEVHTQRRVRAIHTAHGCVSALEFEDGEQNPFPIIVSNVDVPTTDSSLLRANGQSKHFAKKTRRIRMTCGVMTYYWAVKGKLDSLRHHTIFLPNDYRGAFDDLNRRKQIPRDLPFYVSLPSETDPSLAPPGDSCVFVLVPTPLLSEMPDADWSQEAERIKEKVLNRLQAEGVNLTQDRILHQSVFTPKDWQTQFGLFDGSAFGAAHNLFQVGPFRPRNYEPAIKGLYYVGASTTPGTGMPMVVLGGRLTAERIQALEH, from the coding sequence ATGAATACGCAAACTGCATCGAACGAAAAGCGGCCGGTAGCCATCGTGGGCGGTGGACTCGGAGGGCTTAGCGCGGCCATTCACTTGCGCCTTGCGGGTCATCCCGTCTCAATCTTTGAGGCCAACAGCCGCGTCGGAGGCCGGGCAAACCTCCTGGAAATGGATGGCTTTCGTTTCGATACCGGCCCTTCACTTCTGAACTACCCTTGGGTCTTCGAAGAGCTTTTCGCCGCCGCCGGAAAAAAGCTGAGCGACTACGTAAACCTCTTGCCAGTAGATCCTTCCGTCGGATTCGCATGGCCCGACGGTACTCAGTTCACGCTCTCCAGCAATCTGGAACGGCTCCTGGACGAGTGTGAACGCCTGGAACCCGGATCGCGCCCCCAAGTTCTTGCCTGGATGGGCGACGCGACAATCAAATACAACATTGCATTTTCAAAGCTCGTAAACCGCAACGCAGACTCGCCTTTGTCCTGGATCGGTGCGCTGTCCCCGCGCGAAATGTCCTATCTCGCCGTGTGGCGCTCTCTATACAGTGAACTGGGACGATTCTTCAAAAGTCGATACATCAAAGAAGCCCTCGGGTCGTACGGCATGTATTTGGGTGGCTCGCCGCACGACCTGCCGGGCTTCTTCTCGATCCTACCGTTCGGTGAACTGGCATATGGCCTCTGGCTTCCGCAAGGCGGCGTCTACGGATTGGTGCAGGGCATCGAACGGCTGGCGCGAGAAATGGGAGTAGAAGTACATACCCAGCGCCGTGTACGCGCAATACATACCGCTCATGGGTGTGTCTCTGCGCTTGAGTTCGAAGATGGTGAGCAGAACCCCTTCCCTATCATCGTTTCGAACGTTGACGTGCCCACCACCGACAGCTCCCTGCTCCGCGCAAACGGGCAATCGAAGCATTTCGCTAAGAAGACTCGCCGCATACGTATGACGTGCGGCGTCATGACCTACTATTGGGCCGTCAAAGGCAAACTGGACTCGTTGCGTCACCACACGATCTTCTTGCCCAATGACTACCGCGGGGCTTTCGATGACCTCAACCGGCGTAAACAGATTCCACGCGACCTTCCCTTTTACGTCAGTCTTCCCTCGGAGACCGATCCCAGTCTAGCCCCTCCGGGGGACTCCTGCGTATTCGTGTTGGTCCCGACTCCACTACTGAGCGAAATGCCCGATGCGGACTGGTCTCAAGAAGCCGAGCGCATTAAAGAGAAGGTTCTGAACCGCCTACAGGCAGAAGGCGTGAATCTCACTCAAGATCGGATCCTCCATCAATCCGTATTCACGCCCAAGGACTGGCAAACCCAGTTCGGACTCTTCGACGGTTCCGCGTTTGGCGCTGCCCACAACCTCTTCCAAGTCGGCCCTTTTCGTCCACGCAACTACGAACCGGCAATCAAGGGCCTTTACTACGTCGGCGCCAGCACAACGCCCGGCACGGGAATGCCCATGGTTGTCCTGGGAGGCCGCTTGACCGCCGAGCGGATTCAGGCCCTTGAACATTGA